The Chitinophagales bacterium region CAGGCGGTTAAATAATTGCACCTGGTATTCAGATTCAATAACCTGCATAAAGTGCACTGATTTATCTATTGAGCAACCACTTGCCCCGGCATGTGTTTCATCCACCATTAAAACAATGAAGCGGTTGTAAAAAATTTCTCCCTTTGCCAGAAGGGTTGATCCGTGAGCCGTCCATTCTTTACAAAACAATTTCAAAGCATTATTGATATCGCGAGACTCAGTGTCTGTAAATGCACGATTGCACGTATAGATCCAAACCCTGGATTGATCATCGAAATTTTGATTCATTGAATTATTTATATCGTCAAAGATACTATTAGATACCGGTCATGAAAAATGCTATCTATAATCCCTGAGCTTCTGCTATCAGCTCTGAAATGTCTTTTAATTTAGGTGCATTTTCACCACCTGCATGCTTTAATCCATCATCAAGCATGGTCATACAAAACGGACAGGCAACTGCCACAGTTTTCGCACCTGTTGCAATTGCTTCTTCAGCTCTTTCTGCGTTTACGCGTTTTTTTCCTGGTTCTTCTTCTTTGAACACCTGTGCTCCCCCTGCTCCGCAACACAATCCTTTTGAGCCACACCGTTTCATCTCTTTTAAGTCAGCTTTAAGGGATTCAAGCACCTGCCGGGGCGCCTCATAAATTCCATTTCCCCTTCCTATGTAGCAGGAATCGTGATAGGTAATGGTTTCGACGCTTCGGCTTTCTTCAGTCTGCACTTTTATTTTTCCATCCAGAATCAACTGCTGAAGGAAAGAAGAGTGATGCAGTACTTCATAACTTCCGCCAAGGCCGGGGTATTCATTTTTTATAGTATTGAAGCAATGCGGGCAAGCTGTTACAATTTTTTCCACTCCGTAAGTATTTAAGGTACTGATATTCGACATGGCTTGCATCTGAAATAAAAATTCGTTGCCTGCGCGTTTTGCAGGGTCACCATTGCAGGTTTCTTCAGTTCCCAATACAGCGAACTTAATACCTGCCTGCTTTAAAATTTTAGCAAATGAGCGTGTTACATTTTTATTTCGCTCATCAAAAGAGCCTGCACAGCCTACCCAAAACAGCACTTCAATTTTTTCACCTTTTGAAGCAACGTCGTTCATGGTACTGATCTCCAGGCCATCTGCCCAATTAAATCGATCGGCTTGCGAAAACTGCCATGGTGCACCATTATTTTCGATGTTTGAGTTCATCATTGTCAGCTCATTTGGCACTTTAGATTCTTCCATCACCAGGCTTCGCCGTAAATCCATTATGATACTTAAGGGTGAAATATTTACAGGACATTCCTGCACACAGGCATTACAGGTGGTGCAGGCCCACAGCTCTTCTTCAGTAATATAATTGCCTAATAATGTTTTACTATCGTTATAATCGCTTCCATGTTTATCAATATTTTTTCCCACCTCTTCCATGCGGTCCCGGGTTTTCATCATGATAAGGCGGGGAGATAGTTTTTTACCGGTAATACTGGCAGGACATGCTGCAGTACATCGTCCGCATTCGGTGCAGGAATAGGCATCCATCAACTGCTTCCAGTTCAGATCAAAAATATCTTTTGCTCCGAACCGCTCCGAAGATAGTTCTGTAGCAGGCGGCTCTGTGGAAGGGTCAAGCATTAATTTTACTTCACGGGTTACGGAAGCCAGGTTGTTAAATTTTCCCTGAGGAAAAAGATTTGAGTAAAAGACATTCGGGAAGGAAATGATAATATGAAAATGCTTTGAAATAACCAGGTAATTCAAGAAGAAAAATATTCCGATTATATGGAACCACCACGCAGACCTCTCAACGGTTTGCAAACCCGAAATAGATAATGAGGAATATATAGGCGAGAAGAAAACATCACTAACGGGAAAAGCGCCAGCCTTTGTAAAGGATTCTGCAGCTCTGATTTGTAAAAGGTGATCAGTAGCATTTAAAGACAAAAAAGCTATCATCAGCAGAATTTCCATAATCAGAATATTGTTCCCATCACGGCGAGGCCAGCCGTCAAGATCACTGGAGGTAAGCCGGGGAACCTTAACAATATTCCTTCTGGCTAAAAAAACTATACAGGCTATCAACACCCCGAATGCCAGAATCTCAAAGCTCCCAATAAGAAAATTATAAAATGGTATGGGTAAAACCTTTGATAAGATCCGATGCGTCCCGAAAATTCCATCAATTATTATTTCAAGCACTTCAATATTAACAATGATAAAACCTGCATAAATTATCAGGTGAAAAAATCCAACCACAGGCTTTGCCATCATTTTCGATTGACCAAGCGCTACACGAAACAGGATATTCCATCTTTTCTTTTTACTTCCCTCAATCAGCACATCCCTTCCAAGATGGATGTTGCGAATTATCTTTCGCACATTAATGGTGAAAACTGAAATAGCAATAATAAAGCAGATAATAAAGACGACTTGGGCTATAGGCATTTATTGCTATTTTTAATGGTAAGTGCTGCTTAGATTTTCAGCCATAACATCACACTTATGGAATTTTTCAAAAGTAATTTATTATGAAGAGAATAATAAATTACGTTTTTATTTATACCCTCATTTTACCAATGTCTGTTCGAAGCCAGCACACGGCATCGATGAATACAGGCCTCAGAAGAGCACTGAGTCAACCCGTGAATTCGGGAAGAATGGTTTCTTTAATTGTAAAAAGCAACAACCCGGCCCTTGAAGAAATAACCAAAGAATCAGGAGGTATTTATAAGTTTACAATAGGTAATCTTAGCTCAATATCTCTTCCACTCAATAAGATAAATAGTTTTGTAAAACAAAGGGATATTATAAGCATTGAAGGATTATACGGCAGCGGGAAACTTTTTGATGAAATGACTTTGGTAAATGCGAATGTAAATCCCGTACATCAGGGGCTGTTTCCATTAGCCCAACCTTACGATGGAAAAGGAGTGGTAATTGCGGTGCTGGATGATGGAATTGATATCCATCATCCTGATTTTCAGAATGCCGATGGCACTACCAGAATAAAATTTTTATGGGATCAGACTTCAATAACGGGTGGAAATATACCTCAGCCCTATAATTATGGCCAGGAGTGGGATTCTGACGCAATTAATTCGGGAAGCTGCACACATGTGGAACCGTATTATGAGTATGGTCACGGATCAAATGTATCGGGAATAGCAGCAAGTAATGGTTTGGCTGTAAATAATTTTTACGGAGTTGCTCCTGCTTCAGATCTGCTTGTGGTTGCAGTGGATATGGGTGAAAACTTCCTGAATAATGTTGTAGACGCAACGAAATACGCTTTTGATAAAGCAGCCGAATTGCATGAACCGTGCGTTATTAATGCGAGCATCGGCACCTATTTTGGTTCGCATGATGGGCTAGACCTTGCAGCACTGTTAATTGATAGCTTAATTGCTTCCCAAAGTGGAAGGACCTTTGTTTGTGCTGCAGGTAATGCAGGTAATATTCCTTTTCATCTGGGATATCAAATACAAACAGATTCCGCTTTTACGTGGTTCAAATATGCTCCTAATATTCCGGGAGTTTTCTTTGAGTGGTGGATCAATAAATCAGAGGCAGACTCCTTTAATTTTGCTATTGGCGCAGATAATACAAATCCATTTTTCTTTGAGGGCAGAACGAAATACTATAACCTCAAAAACGATTTTGATTTACCTTCAGGAGCGCCCAGCTTAATGGATACACTTTGGAATGCGGGGTTGGAAACCGGAATAATATCCATAAATGTTCAGGCATTTGACAGCACATATTCATGCGATGTTTTTATAACTTCTGCAAATACTTCTGATCTTTGGCGGTTCATCACAAATGGAAGCGGGAAGTTTGATTTATGGAGCGGCCTTACCACCACGGGAACATCTGATATTATATATTCTGATTTGCCGGATTCGGTTTCATTCCCAGATATTTCTCGATATAAAGTACCGGATACTCAGGAAACTATTGTAAGCAGCTTCAGCTGTTCTGATAAAGTAATAACGGTGGGTAACTTTACAAATCGTAATCAATACATTGATGTTAATGGAAATCTTCAAATTTTTACCTCGGATACTACCGGGCAATTAGCCATTTCATCAAGCTTTGGACCTTCCCGGGATGGAAGAATAAAACCCGATATTACAGCACCCGGTAACCGCACACTTACTAGCGGCAATTTGCTGACCCTTCAGAATCTTTTATTATACCAGCCTTTTAAAGTTGCCCTGGGTGGATTACATAATTCCAATGGGGGCACTTCTATGGCTTCGCCGGTAGTTGCAGGGATTGCAGTATTATATTTAGAAAAAAAACCTGCGGCAAATTGGAAAGAAGTGAAAGATGCAATTTTATTTTCTGCAACAAAGGACCAGTATACAGGACCGGATTTACCAGATAACCATTGGGGTTATGGCAAAGCAGATGCTTTTGCAGCTATGACCAATATAATAAGCTACGGATGTACGGATCCCGCCTCTACTAACTATAATTCGGATGCTACTGTGGATAATGGCTCGTGTATTTATCTTTCAGAAATCCTTACTCAGCACAAAAATTTTTCCTTTTCCTGCTTTCCGAACCCCTTTCACTCTTTTACAAACTTTTCCTATGACCTGGATCAAAATTCGAATTGTAAAATTTTGATTACTGATATTTCAGGTTATATCTATAACGTTATAAAATTACATGAACGAAAAGGTACGGTAAGCTTTGAGAACCCTCTTCAACCAGGTATCTATCTTTACCTGTTGCAAACAGGTGTCAGGATATTAAGTACCGGGAAAATGGTTGTTTTTTAATATAGAATTCTACATCAAATTGCCAAATGGAAGCTATAAACAGATCATTAATTCTTACCGCTGACGATATAGATAAAAAAACAGAACGTATAGGATATGAAATACTGGAGAACAACGACGATGAGCACGAGATCATTTTGGCCGGCATCAGGCAAAAAGGATTTGTATTTGCCCAAAAGCTGGAATCAAAGCTTCGCATGTTTAGCAAGATTTCCATTATTTTGACAGATATACAACTGGAAAAACACAGACCGTCAGGTTCTCAGATACTGATGGGTATTGATCCTTCCACAGCTAACAATAAAGTTGTTATCGTGTGTGATGACGTCGCAAACACCGGAAAGACTTTATTATATGCCATGAAACCTTTCCTTGATTTTGCTCCGAAAAAAATACAGGTAGCTGTTCTCATTGACCGCAAGCATAAGGTCTATCCGGTTTGCGCGGATTACGTAGGGCTTTGCCTTTCAACCAATATGCAGGAACACATAACGGTTGAAATTGGCTCCGGACTTACCGAAGCCGTTTACCTGAGCTAACGGCATAAAAAAAAACTCCGCAAATAATTGCGGAGTTGTCTGATTCAATGTTAAACATTATTTTATTACTACAAACTTTTTCGTAAACACAGATGATTCAGCTTGTACCTTTAACAGGTAAGTTCCGTTTGCAAGACTATTGGTCTTAATTGCTACAGTATTTTCTCCTGAAGGTAAATTATGCAATTCATTAGCAAAATGCTTACCGTTTAAATCAAAAATGCTAATATTTATCAGCGCCGGCTTTGCTAAGTTTAGGTTTACATTAACCAGGCTGGACACAGGATTTGGAAAAACAATAACATTATCCAAAATCGTGTTCTGAGAAGAAATACCTACGTTCACTCCGGCAAGCGTACTTGAACGGAATATTCCACGGCCGTGAGTTGCTATGTAGAGGTAGGGGATTGTATTAAACGGAATTTGCCGAACCATAAGAGTGGGAACATGAGCCATTCCTGTATTTTCTTCTGACCAAACACCTGTACTCAAATCCTGAGAATAAACACCGAAATCGGTACCTACTATCAGATTATTGGGATTAGAAATATCTATAGTTGATCCGTACACCGGCATCATCGGCAGATCGCCTGTAATGTCGGCCATAACTATAGTATCTGACAAAGCATTATTCGATTTCCAGACATAGCTGGTATTACCATAATTACCTGCCGTTACTACAATATTATTGTTGTTAGTCGGGTCAATTGCAACGGAGCGGATATACCGGCCACTTGCCACTAAAACCGAAGTTACCTTAATGCCACTATCTGCAACATTCCATACAGTAGATGTAGGAGAAGAATAATGAAATTTTCCGGCGTTAAAAACATCCTTAATATTGCCGCAATGGTAAACGTATCCTGCCGTAGTGCCTGCATATAAGTCGTTTCCATCGTGTGAAAAACTTATACAGGAAACTGCGCCAATAGTAGAGCTTAGCCGGAACCAATCGGGAATTATCGAAAAATTAACTGCGTATGGAGTAAACCAAATACTTTTGCTGCTTCCACAGGCGTAAAAAGAAACCTGAGGGGAATCCAGCTGTTCCCACAATATAAAAGGAGTTACAAATTCAGCACCCTCATCTATTTTCCCGTTATTATCCTTATCAATACGAAAGTCGAAAAAAGTAGAAGCGCCTCCGCCTTTTGACGGAGATCGAAATAAAACACCATTCGGGGTACCTCCAAAAAAAGCATCCGGATTATTATGTGAAATTTCTGTATATCCACCATCGCCACCGAATATTGCATCCCCGGACATAGTAGTGTTTCCTAAAAAATCAATATAAATCGTCCCATTATCCTGGGTACCTCCTGTGACTTCGCCGGTAGCGGCAGCAGCCACAGAATACATTTGAGTAACGCGGTAATTGCGGTCTGCTGAATAAAATTCAGGCTGATCCTGGAGCGCATTATCAGTAATATATACTCCTCCATCACAACCTATAAGCATTTGAGTTGGTTTAAAAGGATTAAAAACCAGCGCATGCATATCCGGGTGAACATAGAATCCAAAAAAAGGATTTTGATAAGCATCTACTATTTTAACCCATCCCGTTGTGGATGTATAGCGATACATGATACCCGAACCTCCTACAAAAATTGTTTGAGGATCCGTTAAAGAAACAGTAACTGCATCATCATAATCTCCCTGACCACCGCTTTGAGGTTCAAAAAAAGCGAAGGGATTAAAATTTACACTGTTACCCGGTCCAATCTGCGTCCAGCTAAGTCCTGCATCAGTAGATTGAAAAACGCCAGCCATTCCACCTGAACTATTTACCGTGCTGGCATATACATAATTAGCATCAGATTGCGCTACTGCTAATTCAATTCTGCTAAAGCTGCCTGTAAAAAAAGAACTTTGCCCGGTTGGCAGCTGAAAATCATCTCCATCAGGTGCAGTAGATCTGTAATATTTATTGCCTATGCTGGCATGAACATAGCCATCGTTTCCCGTTTTTACATCTGTTGACGAAATGACACCTACAGGCCCGTAAACAGCCACCCAGGAGAGGCCGCCATCGTGAGATACTTTTAAACCGGTATTGGTAGCGGCGTATACTCTGTTAGGATCGTTGGGGCTCACTGCTATTCGATTGACGTCAGCCCAATCTACAAAAACATTTACGGCGGATACAGGCTGTGTAGACTGCAGCTGGCTGAAAAAATTACCGCCATCTGTAGATTTCCAGATCCCCTGGCCTATAAATCCGCCGGTACCTGTACCATTGTTGAAGTATAAACCTTCTCCGGTACCAAAGTAAATATCACCCGTTGGGCCCTGC contains the following coding sequences:
- a CDS encoding (Fe-S)-binding protein, with amino-acid sequence MPIAQVVFIICFIIAISVFTINVRKIIRNIHLGRDVLIEGSKKKRWNILFRVALGQSKMMAKPVVGFFHLIIYAGFIIVNIEVLEIIIDGIFGTHRILSKVLPIPFYNFLIGSFEILAFGVLIACIVFLARRNIVKVPRLTSSDLDGWPRRDGNNILIMEILLMIAFLSLNATDHLLQIRAAESFTKAGAFPVSDVFFSPIYSSLSISGLQTVERSAWWFHIIGIFFFLNYLVISKHFHIIISFPNVFYSNLFPQGKFNNLASVTREVKLMLDPSTEPPATELSSERFGAKDIFDLNWKQLMDAYSCTECGRCTAACPASITGKKLSPRLIMMKTRDRMEEVGKNIDKHGSDYNDSKTLLGNYITEEELWACTTCNACVQECPVNISPLSIIMDLRRSLVMEESKVPNELTMMNSNIENNGAPWQFSQADRFNWADGLEISTMNDVASKGEKIEVLFWVGCAGSFDERNKNVTRSFAKILKQAGIKFAVLGTEETCNGDPAKRAGNEFLFQMQAMSNISTLNTYGVEKIVTACPHCFNTIKNEYPGLGGSYEVLHHSSFLQQLILDGKIKVQTEESRSVETITYHDSCYIGRGNGIYEAPRQVLESLKADLKEMKRCGSKGLCCGAGGAQVFKEEEPGKKRVNAERAEEAIATGAKTVAVACPFCMTMLDDGLKHAGGENAPKLKDISELIAEAQGL
- a CDS encoding phosphoribosyltransferase; this encodes MNRSLILTADDIDKKTERIGYEILENNDDEHEIILAGIRQKGFVFAQKLESKLRMFSKISIILTDIQLEKHRPSGSQILMGIDPSTANNKVVIVCDDVANTGKTLLYAMKPFLDFAPKKIQVAVLIDRKHKVYPVCADYVGLCLSTNMQEHITVEIGSGLTEAVYLS
- a CDS encoding T9SS type A sorting domain-containing protein, which codes for MFQKISLDSEQNETQDARGYIDYMYRIRANQITGKLDLNDEVRAYNAAETLVSSRSLGIQWQEMGPDNVGGRTRAILFDAKNANVVFAAGVSGGLWKSTNGGQSWQNIGDQYKCLTIVSLAQGPTGDIYFGTGEGLYFNNGTGTGGFIGQGIWKSTDGGNFFSQLQSTQPVSAVNVFVDWADVNRIAVSPNDPNRVYAATNTGLKVSHDGGLSWVAVYGPVGVISSTDVKTGNDGYVHASIGNKYYRSTAPDGDDFQLPTGQSSFFTGSFSRIELAVAQSDANYVYASTVNSSGGMAGVFQSTDAGLSWTQIGPGNSVNFNPFAFFEPQSGGQGDYDDAVTVSLTDPQTIFVGGSGIMYRYTSTTGWVKIVDAYQNPFFGFYVHPDMHALVFNPFKPTQMLIGCDGGVYITDNALQDQPEFYSADRNYRVTQMYSVAAAATGEVTGGTQDNGTIYIDFLGNTTMSGDAIFGGDGGYTEISHNNPDAFFGGTPNGVLFRSPSKGGGASTFFDFRIDKDNNGKIDEGAEFVTPFILWEQLDSPQVSFYACGSSKSIWFTPYAVNFSIIPDWFRLSSTIGAVSCISFSHDGNDLYAGTTAGYVYHCGNIKDVFNAGKFHYSSPTSTVWNVADSGIKVTSVLVASGRYIRSVAIDPTNNNNIVVTAGNYGNTSYVWKSNNALSDTIVMADITGDLPMMPVYGSTIDISNPNNLIVGTDFGVYSQDLSTGVWSEENTGMAHVPTLMVRQIPFNTIPYLYIATHGRGIFRSSTLAGVNVGISSQNTILDNVIVFPNPVSSLVNVNLNLAKPALINISIFDLNGKHFANELHNLPSGENTVAIKTNSLANGTYLLKVQAESSVFTKKFVVIK
- a CDS encoding S8 family serine peptidase; protein product: MKRIINYVFIYTLILPMSVRSQHTASMNTGLRRALSQPVNSGRMVSLIVKSNNPALEEITKESGGIYKFTIGNLSSISLPLNKINSFVKQRDIISIEGLYGSGKLFDEMTLVNANVNPVHQGLFPLAQPYDGKGVVIAVLDDGIDIHHPDFQNADGTTRIKFLWDQTSITGGNIPQPYNYGQEWDSDAINSGSCTHVEPYYEYGHGSNVSGIAASNGLAVNNFYGVAPASDLLVVAVDMGENFLNNVVDATKYAFDKAAELHEPCVINASIGTYFGSHDGLDLAALLIDSLIASQSGRTFVCAAGNAGNIPFHLGYQIQTDSAFTWFKYAPNIPGVFFEWWINKSEADSFNFAIGADNTNPFFFEGRTKYYNLKNDFDLPSGAPSLMDTLWNAGLETGIISINVQAFDSTYSCDVFITSANTSDLWRFITNGSGKFDLWSGLTTTGTSDIIYSDLPDSVSFPDISRYKVPDTQETIVSSFSCSDKVITVGNFTNRNQYIDVNGNLQIFTSDTTGQLAISSSFGPSRDGRIKPDITAPGNRTLTSGNLLTLQNLLLYQPFKVALGGLHNSNGGTSMASPVVAGIAVLYLEKKPAANWKEVKDAILFSATKDQYTGPDLPDNHWGYGKADAFAAMTNIISYGCTDPASTNYNSDATVDNGSCIYLSEILTQHKNFSFSCFPNPFHSFTNFSYDLDQNSNCKILITDISGYIYNVIKLHERKGTVSFENPLQPGIYLYLLQTGVRILSTGKMVVF
- a CDS encoding ABC transporter ATPase; protein product: MNQNFDDQSRVWIYTCNRAFTDTESRDINNALKLFCKEWTAHGSTLLAKGEIFYNRFIVLMVDETHAGASGCSIDKSVHFMQVIESEYQVQLFNRLLVSWKAGNNINVTALNDLDKLIENGEITEDTLVFNNTITLKKHFDQRWIIPLKESWLASRVSLVKG